The Leptospira neocaledonica genomic sequence ATCTAAGATGAAAGATTCGTTTGCCTGCAATCTTCTTTTACTCGGATGAAATTGAGTGAACCTTTTGTACCCGTCAAATCTTGCATGCTCTCCGAACCAAGCGAAAGGACGATGCAGGAATACCTTAACCCCATGGTCCCTTAAGAATGTGTTCATTAATTTCACTGCTTGGAGCTCGGTCCAACCTTCTTGTATTTCTTTCTCTATTTCGGTAACGCATTGGTAGGCTAATCTTTGCGCTTTTAAAAATCCTGCCTTTTCTTCTTGGGTAGGAGTATGAATAGATCCGGAATTGTATCTGGAAATTTTGGAGGAGAGTTTGGATAAAAATCCTCTTCGTCTTTCAATCGGCATATAGTCTCTCTAAACTCTGATGAGAGAATATTAACAAAGTGTAGAGGCTTCTGCTTGAATGATTCCGGTATTGATAAAATTTTTGATTAGATTAGATCGCCTGATTCACAAAATCGAACCTCGATCGCCTTTAGATGCCCAAAAAATAAAGAAGGCACAAATCCAAAATTTTCCTTAAAGGTTCGAGTAAAATGAGCAGAGTCGGAGAAGCCCGCGGAATGTGCCGCGTCGGTAAGACTCTTTCCTTCTTTCAAAAGTTTTGCTGCTTCTAAGATCCGGACCCATAGCAAATATCTGCGCATTGGAATTCCCAGATTTTCTTTAAAAAGCCTGATAAGTCTATCTTCCGAAACTGAAAAATTTTTACCTATCTCCTTCATCCGAATACTATCAGGCATTTCCTTACGAATCATATTTGCAATCTGGACGATCCTTTCATCCATTACCTTCCCTAATTTTTGGAAAGGATAAATGGATCTAAGCAAATCTAAATGTAATTCCCAGGCTTCCAGATCGTTTAATTTTCCGTAATATAATTCCCATAATCTTTCCATCAAAGGTTGGAAGGTAGAAATATCCAACTTCTTCACTTCTCCCGCGACGGCAAATTCCGAGATGGATGAATATTCGTAAGTTTCCGGATCGATAAGTAGCGCGACCATCTCAATTCCAGGAGAAACAGTTTTATGATATGTATTTGGCCCTACCAAGGCCACACGATACTCTTCTTTTCCTTTTTCAGTCTCAATATTGATATCACTTTTTAAGGAAATGGCCAGGGTTGCAGCATAATGGGTATGGAAATCAGTCTGCATGGAATTTGTGGCAAACATGACTCGCCCATTCCATAAATAAAGAATTCCTCGGCTTGTAAAATCCATCTAAGGCTCTAATTCTCGCTCTTAATAAACAAGATGAACGATTTTCCCTACAAAAAGAGGAAGATCAAGAAGAAAAGTTAAGACCTCTCCATTAAAGAAATATTATAGTGTAGCTTGAAAGGAGTATTTAGCCCACCATTATCCAAATCTTGTTATTCCAGGATGTGCAGCATGAGCCTTTCGGCCTCCCAAAGGTGAGAAGAGATCGATCCGCATAAACATCATATATTAAAAATTCCTTATTAACAAGAGTATTTATTTTGCGGGAAGAAAAACGATTTTTCTATACAGAATTAGACTTCCTTAAGATCCTGAACCCATGCCAAACCAAGAGATAACCGAAAGACAAGCTATTATATTGAACGAAATAGACTTCAATTTCTTTCGTAATTTTGTTTCAAAACTCGAGCATACCCCAAAAATTCCAGATTATATAAATCTAATATTACATCCTAATCCTGGGAAAATCTATTATATTGGCATTGAATTTAGTTTCGCTCACCAAGAATATAAAATCCGGATTCACAGAGAAATTGCACCGGAATCAGATATGGAAAAGCGCTACGAGGTAGAAACAATCGAAGAAGTCCCCCTTGAAGGGATAAACGAAGTACTTCGAAAATATACGGATTCATAGTATTACCTCCTGATTTCAGATACTTCTTACATTAGAATTTCATTTCCTCTAAAAAGAAAGACGAACTCTTAATCGGATGAAGCTATCTCGATAGATCCGAGATTCCTAACCTTTACTTTTTCGTCTCCCTTCTCAAACATTAGAATTATCTTGGGCCTTGCATCTCTTGAATATAGAAAAGAAAATTCTCTAAGAATGCTCTCTCCCGGTTCAATCGAAATATCATCGAAAGCATATCTTTGCAAGAATGAACTTTTAAAATACCCCGCCTGTACTTCAAAGAAATTGCAGCAATATTCCACAAAAGCCGGTAAACTAGGTAGCTTACTTTCTCCTCCCCCGAATTCCAAAGAAGCAGCCGGAGCAAAAACAAATTTCTCAGAAGAAACATTTGAAATCAGAACGCTTACTACAAAGAAGTCTTTGGTTGGATCCTTTGGAGTACTCACCCTTCTGCCGGAGTAGTGCTTGTCTTTCCTAGTCGTCTCAACTATCTTTATCTGCACTCGCTTATCTTCAAACGCCGGCTTCTTCTCTTTTATTTGATTAGCCGTACAATTAATAATGAACATTAGTCCAAGTAAAAAGATCATATTTTTACGATTCAATTTAATATTATTTTCTCCCACATAACGTTTTTGGAATGGACGCCAAATAATTAAACATCCACCCCCAATAAGGTCGACTTAAGTTATTTATTGAACCCGTTGCCGGTTAATCGAAATCTTAAAAGAACCCTTTCGTAGTTGCTTCCGCCAAGGTCGCCCCTGCCAGTTCGTCTATTGCCTTCCGATAAGCTCCTTCTACACTAAAAAAAGGCATTAGCAAGAATGTCGGGAGCCAATTAAAATGAGTCATCTTATTCTCTTTCAGCACTTTTCCTAGAACTTTCCCTGCTTTATCTTTAAAAGTAGTTTCTAATGTAAACTCAGACGTTATGTAGCTTGGGATAATCGAGAGTGTAATTGCAGAAAGTAGAAACAAACCATTGGAACTAAGATCTTTTCTGGTAAGTTTAGTTTCCGCGAATAAGTCCGACTTTCCTTCTCCTTGAATAACATCTTTAAAGACGCCTGATTTAACAAAAGTATCTAATATAAACGATTTATTAACTCTTATTCCTTCTTCGCTCATAGCGGATACCATACCATTCGCCGTATTCTCCATCGAAAAAGCCATAGATATAGTCTTTGCTCCTGGAGATTTTGAGCTTATATTAATCTCCCCCAATTGTTTTGAATGAAATCCAAGACAATTACCGACCAACGCACCAGCGACAAAAATAATTAGAACTCTTTTTAACATAGAACCACTTTTTATTAAAATTTTCAGAATATACTCAATTGGAATATAAGCATGTCAAGTTATTTTAATATATTTTTTATACTGACACAAGTTAAGAATAGATGCATCCAAGAAGCATAATATTTTATGGAACTTTTACTTTAGACAATGTATTCTTCTTCTCAAATAGTCCTACAATAAATTTGAATTAGAGTCACGCCAGATGGACCAAGATCCTCAGCTTAAAGGATAAACTCATCACAAAGAAAGACGCAAGGAGGAACAGCCAGAAGAGTCGGTCCTCCAGATTTTTCATCCAGGTTATGAACGGTATGTGCTTAACCGATAGCAACACAGTAGGCTCGCACTATAAAATTATTCCGAAATTCACGTTAAAATCAGTTATAACTGTTAATTATATCGAAATGATTGAAACATCTCAAATAAGTTCAACAAGACTGTATTTAATTCGTTTTCATTCAAAAGCGGCATAGTGGCAGCAAACGATTCCAATATTACTACTTGTCCGTTTTTGAACTCATACATAAGTTCTTGCGCCATACCGAATGACAGCATAACCATGAATAGACGCTTCTTCTTAACGTTTGCAGGAATGTCGATATAAATATTATTCGACATATCTATTGATTTGATTGCCTCCGGAGTTTTCACAAGCTTCATTATCGGAGATTCGTTCTTCAGCCTTTCGAAAGTGAATTTTTTGTCTTTCACGATATATACTGTCACAACATGCGTAAGACAAGTATTCCCACAATTGCCGTCTTTACCAAAATCATAAGAAGTAGATCCATAATTCGGCATATCTCTCTTTAGCATTGTCCAATCCGAAGGCACCCATATCGAAGCATCTCCTTCAAGTTTATTTTGAACGTAATTCGAATACTTGATACCTCGAACTTCATTCGGGTCCGAAGACCGTGATACTGATGCCGATTGAGTTTGAGCACTTTTACATGTTAGCATCAAAACGCAAAAAAGGATAATTCCTAATATTCTAAACCTTTTAATCTTCAAACAAAG encodes the following:
- a CDS encoding helix-turn-helix transcriptional regulator, with product MFATNSMQTDFHTHYAATLAISLKSDINIETEKGKEEYRVALVGPNTYHKTVSPGIEMVALLIDPETYEYSSISEFAVAGEVKKLDISTFQPLMERLWELYYGKLNDLEAWELHLDLLRSIYPFQKLGKVMDERIVQIANMIRKEMPDSIRMKEIGKNFSVSEDRLIRLFKENLGIPMRRYLLWVRILEAAKLLKEGKSLTDAAHSAGFSDSAHFTRTFKENFGFVPSLFFGHLKAIEVRFCESGDLI